The proteins below come from a single Aegilops tauschii subsp. strangulata cultivar AL8/78 chromosome 6, Aet v6.0, whole genome shotgun sequence genomic window:
- the LOC141025358 gene encoding uncharacterized protein — MVGAGRERAKAPSSSARGLRSSIPDVPLRRALLDSMSTPPGPSSSTAVPSRGRGRKRGGGARGRGRGGRVTARAPSSPPPPAVSPEHVTARVDSSEEEATRTPVHEPPVHGSWAHEPRVDWPSAHESSAHETPEEHTSGWGTWPDQPEEPSGHADDGGEPTDLEEEGGTVYQRGATRLPSVPATREQRWLIFPDGERYVSAFKIFVPSAFTFLQITNALALSCCRGWDHHHSVRRPNSVLGVLCRQNFPGFVTLPGEGRLPELGLSWEHYVAAPAPPDVIIDGVVCDTRADMVIRTFWTFYRCEEGYEEDCANVIENVCKRLLQNLRHEARVQAVRDYYALRGIKKTKPACRDKFLSKEQYMKAPPRWCADRMDCWEVLVDEWCSQEWLALHNQAKDKRAQMEGVPHHQGSSNLYQFGRNWVCGLLHDSCNSFIMLA; from the exons atggtgggcgctggtcgggagcgcgccaaggctccttcttcctcggcgcgtggtctgaggtcttcgattccagacgtacctcttcgccgagcgttgctggacagtatgtccacaccgccgggcccttcttcgtccaccgcggtgcccagcaggggacgaggtaggaagagaggaggtggggcacgtggtcgcgggagaggaggtagggtgactgctagggcgccttcctcgccgccacccccagctgtttcacccgagcacgtgactgctagggtggactcgtccgaggaggaggctacacggactccggtccacgagcctccggtccacgggtcttgggcccacgagcctcgggtcgactggccttcggcccatgagagttcggcccacgagaccccggaggagcacacgtccggatggggtacctggccggatcagcccgaggagccgagtggccatgctgatgatggaggggagccgactgatcttgaggaggagggtggcaccgtctaccagcgtggtgctacacggctcccgtccgtgccggcgacccgcgagcagaggtggttgatcttccctgatggggagaggtacgtaagtgcatttaaaatttttgtaccttctgcattcacgtttcttcaaataactaatgcgttggccttgtcatgctgcaggggttgggaccaccatcatagtgtccgccggcccaactccgtccttggagttctttgccggcaaaacttcccggggtttgtcacgttgcctggtgagggtcggcttccagagcttgggttgagctgggagcactacgtggctgccccggccccgccggatgtcattatcgacggtgtcgtgtgcgacacgagggcagacatggtgatcaggacgttctgg acattctacaggtgtgaggagggatacgaggaggactgcgcaaatgttatcgagaacgtctgcaagcgcctactccagaacttacggcacgaggctcgggtgcaggctgttcgagactactacgccttgcgtggtatcaagaagaccaagccggcgtgccgcgataagttcctgagtaaggagcagtacatgaag gcgcctccgagatggtgtgcggatcggatggattgttgggaggtgttggtcgatgagtggtgctcacaagaatggctagccctccacaaccaggccaaggacaaacgtgcccaaatggaaggtgtgccacaccatcaaggcagctccaacttatatcagttcgggcgcaactgggtatgtggtttgcttcatgattcatgcaattcattcatcatgctagcttga